In the genome of Raphanus sativus cultivar WK10039 chromosome 9, ASM80110v3, whole genome shotgun sequence, the window GTTAACTATACATTCTGGGCGATACGTATCAAACTGTTGCTGAAGGTGAACAAGGTCTGGGAAGCAGCGGAGAAGGAAACAGATGCTGTAGACAAGAATGATCTGGCTATAGCCTTGATCTTTCAGTTCGTGCCTGAGACACTAGTGCTACAACTAGGCGAGTTGAACAGTGCAAAGAAGGTGTGGGATTCAATACAGTCCCGCTATGTGGGGGCAGAACGAGTTCGTGAAGCAAGGTTACAGACGCTGCAAAGCGATTTTGAGAGATTGAAGATGAAGGATAGCGACACTGTAGATGAATTTGCTGGAAAGATGACTGAGCTCTCATCGAAGTCAGCCTCACTTGGGGAAAACATCGGTGAAGCTAAACTCGTAAAGAAGTTTCTGACGAGCCTTCCAAGAAAGAAGTTCATTCACATGGTCGCATCGTTGGAGCAAGTACTTGACCTTAAGACAACTACGTTTGAGGATATTGTGGGTCGGATGAAGGCATTTGAGGAGAGggtgaaggaagaagaagaaacacagGAGACAAAGAGTAAGCTCATGTATGCAAATAGCGAAGCACAACCTACCTCAAACTCGTCAGCTCGCGAGTTTCCTAATTACCAGAGAGATCGGGTCGAGTGTGTAGTAGGTATCTGAGACACCCTATGTTCCTTCTATACTCTTTCTCATCAACTCGGTGCTCCTCACAACCTTTGCTCAGTTTAAGACTCGGGTCCATTGGTATGTGGACAATGTTGCAGTCTTCCATCTTAGACTCCTCCATTATCTTCTCAGCATATCTTCCAGAGAGGTCGTGGTCGTGGCGGTCGCTACTATAACcatggaagaggaagaggaagatacAATGAGCGGTCTCAAGACATCTCAAAAATCGTGTGTTTTCGCTGTGATAAAACATGACACTATGCTTCTACATGCCCTGACCGACTTTTAAAGTTACAAGAGGCCACTGAGACCAAAGATGAGAGCACGCAGGAAGCAGAGGAGTTGATGATGCATGAGGTAGTCTACCTAAACGAGAAGAATGTCAACCCAAAGGAGCTTGAAACAGCCTCAGACAACGTGTGGTACTTAGATAACGGGGAAAGTAATCACATGACCGGAAATCTAAAGTATTTCAAGAAGATTGATGAAAGTATCACAGGAAAGGTGAGGTTTGGTGATGACTCACGAGTTGATATCAAAGGAAAGGGATCAATTATGTTCTGTAGTAACGATGGAGAAAAGAAGCTCCTAGCAGAGGTCTATTATATCCCAGATTTGAGAAGCAACATAATCAGTCTTGGTCAGGCTACGGAGGCTGGTTGTGATGTAAGGATGAAAGGTGAGTTTCTTACGCTGAGAGATAAAGATGGGAAACTGATAGCTAAAGCCAAGAGGTCCATGAATCGACTGTATAAAGTAACTATCAATATAGTCGAAGAGAGATGTTTGAAGCTGGAAACAATAAGTGAATCAGCAAGGTGGCATGCTAGACTGGGACACATGGGCAGAGAGTCTATGAGAAGAATGATCAGCAAGGAGCTCGTCATGGGGATACCAAAGATTACGATTGACAAGGACATCTGTTCAAGTTGCTTACTTGGAAAGCAAGCGAGGCATCCATTTCCTCAAGCAACGACGTTCAGAGCAAAGAAAGTACTTGAGCTGATTCATGGTGACCTTTGCGGCCCAATCTCACCTATCACACCATTAAAGAAGAGGTACATACTTGTGCTCATCGATGACTACTCGCGGTATATGTGGTCGATACTTCTGAGTGAGAAAGGAGAGACATTCGAGAAGTTCAAACTATTTAAAGCAATCGTCGAGAAGGAGAAAAGAGCAACTATTGGGATGTTTAGATCAGACAGGGGAGGAGAGTTCACTTCAAACGCCTTCCTGAGCTATTGTGAATCAAATGGAATCATAAGACAGCTCACAGCTCCTTACTCGCCTCAGCAAAATGGCGTCGTAGAACGGCGAAACAGAACTTTGCTTGGAATGACAAGAAGTGTCTTAAAGCATATGGAGGTTCCTAATTACTTGTGGGGAGAAGCAGTAAGACACGCCACATATATCATAAACAGAGTAGCTACACGAGTGCTCGTTGATCAAACTCCTTACGAAGCTTACAAAGGAAGGAAGCCTTCTCTAGGCCACATCAGAGTATTTGGATGTGTCTGTCATGCTAAGATCGATAGACATCAACTAAGGAAGCTAGATGATCGGTCACAGATGCTCGTCCATCTAGGAACGGAACCTGGATCAAAAGCCTATAGACTACTTGAGCCGGCGAGTAGAAAAGTGGTAGTTAGCAGGGATGTGATATTTGAGGAAAGCAGAAGTTGGGACTGGAAGAAGAGTGAGAAAGAAAGTGATACATGAATACTTCGTATCGAGTTTAGCGAGTATGGAAACCATGGGATAAATGAAGGTGAGAAGAGTAACGTGACTGACGAGACAGTCATTCAGAACGATGAAACAGTGGTGGAAAAGAATGCAGACGATCCCATTGAGGTTTCAGATGATGATCACGACGCCTCTAGTGACTGCCTGAGAAGATCACAGAGAGAAACTAGAAGGCCAAGCTACTTGGATGACTACGTTCTTCTTgcagaggaagaaggagaatgGTTGCTGATGAGTCTTAATGATGAGCCTTGGAACTTTGATGAAGCAAAGGAGAAGAAAGTATGGAGAGATGCGTGTGAAGATGAGATAAGCTCTATAATCAAGAACAAGACATGGGACTTAACTGATCTTCCGGCTGGAGCTAAAGCAATTGGGCTTAAGTGGATATTTAAGGTGAAACGCAACTCAGATGGCAGTATCAACAAGTACAAGGCAAGGCTGGTAGCAAAGGGATACATCCAGCACCACGGAATTGACTTCGATGAAGTATTCGCACCGGTTGCACGCATTGAGACCGTTCGATTCATATTGGCGTTGGCAGCTTCAAACAGCTGGGAAGTGCATCACCTTGATGTGAAAACAGCATTCCTCCACGGCGACCTAAAGGAAGAGGTGTATGTGCTACAACCTGAGGGATTTGAGGTTAAAGGACAAGAGAGCAAGGTATACAAGTTAAGAAAGGCACTCTATGGACTACGTCAAGCTCCTAGAGCATGGAATGAGAAGTTAAACTCAGTACTTAGTGAGCTGAAGTTTGTGAGGTGCTCTAAGGAACCTGCGTTGTATCAACGAGAGGAGAAAGAACATCTTCTACTAGTGGCTGTGTATGTCGATGATCTTCTCGTGACAGGATCAAGCATTGAGTTGATTGCAGGGTTCAAAGGGGAGATGTCTGCACGATTTGAGATGAGTGACTTGGGGAAGCTCACGTACTACTTAGGTATTGAGGTAAACCAACATGAAGGTGGGATCACTCTGAAACAAGAAAGATATGCTGAGAAGATAATGGAGGAGTCTAAGATGGAAGACTGCAACATTGTCCACATACCAATGGACCCGAGTCTTAAACTGAGCAAAGGTTGTGAGGAGCACCGAGTTGATGAGAAAGAGTATAGAAGGAACATAGGGTGTCTCAGATACCTACTACACACTCGACCCGATCTCTCGTATTCAGTTGGAGTAATGAGCCGGTATATGGCAGAACAAAGAACCTCGCATGCTGCAGCCTTGAAGCAGATCCTTCGCTACTTACAAGGCACACGCTCAAATGGTCTTACTTTCAGAAGAGGAACCGATACTAAACTTATTGGTTACAGTGATGCAAGCCACAACGTTGATGAAGACGATGGGAGAAGCACTACTGGACATGTTTTCTACTTTGGAGGCTCACCCATTACTTGGTGTTCACAGAAGCAAGAGACAGTAGCTCTGTCTTCTTGTGAAGCCGAGTTCATGGCAGGGACAGAGGCAGCCAAGCAAGCAATTTGGCTACAAGATCTTCTTAGTGAGATAATCGGGAAACCAAGTGAGAAGGTGATGATCTACATCGATAACAAGTCAGCCATAGCTCTCACGAGAAATCCTGTTTTCCATGGTCGATCCAAACACATTCACCGGAGGTACCATTTCATAAGAGAGTGTGTGGATAACAACTTGATCGAAGTTGATCACGTCGCAGGAAGTCATCAAAGGGCAAACATTCTAACAAAAGCACTTGCAAGGATCCGGTTTAAGGAGATGAGGAGCATGATTGGTGTGGAAGATTTGAAGTCAAGAAATGGGTTCAAGCTTAAAGGGGATATTGTTGGCGTAAGCTTGAAGAACAAGCTATCTTAAATCAAGATATGTTTAAATATTGAAAGTTATCTATAAGAGTTTTTATTGGGAGTTATCTAATAAGAATAGATCTTATCTATAAGattaggagttatctaaatCTTATGTATAAAAGGAGTTGTAGACGTGTTACAACACTTTGAGAGGTTTTAGAGATTGACGTGAGATAGCTTAAGGTTTTGAGAAGGAGATTTTCCTTAAGGTTAATAAGAGAGCACATTCTTATTATTGTTGAGATCTCACATATACTTGCATTGAACTAAAACTAGAGTTACTTCTACTCCCTCTCAAAGTAACACTCAGAAGGTATTTGTTCAACAGTGTttcttttcataattttttctGCTAATGGGGTTAAGAATCGTTTAAATGGGTTGTTTTGATGTTCCCAGGTTAGGATCACTTAAATGGGTTGTTTTGATATTCCCAGGTTAGATACACAGACCAAAGAAGCATGCAACCCAAGAGTGCAGTCTCATCACAAAATTGGTACtgtctaaataaatatattatatacatatatatgtatatatatatagactattttttgtcaacatatatATAGACTATTTACACCATTACTTTTAACATGTTTACTAATTTTACTATGAGTATGTACGTAAATATCGCTCTGTTACTGCACCAACATTTTTACATGAGTTAGTCAGTCCCGTACGCATTCCtcatttttttcagtttttgggACGCTGAACTGATACGACTCCTATAAAGTATTTTAGCTTTTGTTAAGAATAAGATGTTACATGTTCATGGCTGTCTCTCTCCAGATGTTATGTATGTTGATCAAGTTGATAGAACGTGTTATCCCTCTATACtgatatattttggatgttacTGCTGTGAACGTGTTATTTAACAAATCGATGGCAGATCAAGAGACCTTTTTCTTTTGGAATACACAGATCAAGAGACCTGAATCAAGAAGTACCTCATGATGGAGTCCATGCCTCCTATGGTCTGATCCTGAAGATATTGTTGATGGCGGGAGATTGAGTCCTTCTGCTAGCAACTCTGGTTTCATATACTGAATTCTTTTTACAACTGATCACctaaaaaaaatcgattttaaatATTGACATAAACCTAGAAAAATAATGTTAAGAGCGTTATATTGTatattgaaattttcttttcttatagaTTTATTTATGACAAATTTCGTTTCTTTTCGACTAAAATGATTAAAGTCTTATACAcaagtaatataattaatttaacaaaacagaaaaaaccACAAACTGCCTTCTTCGTCTATTTTTGCTTTCATATAATGAAAATCTGTTTCACAAAAACGTTAACTTTGTGTTATAGTGGGGAAaagttaaactaaaatatatccTTTTATACcattaaatttaaacaaaaatggtAAAAGAAAATCAGTTGAAACTGGACAAACAAAAAtactttaataattaaaataaatacttCTTCTGTTTCAGTTAAAATGTAGTTATAACACTTTTCACATAAATTAAGGTAAATGGTTAAAATACCCCTAACAATTACATCTATTTAGTTAGTAGTCATATCTGAAAAATATGCCTAACAAAAAGATCTCTGAAAACCAAACCATGAATCTTAGGAATGAGATTTTCAGTCTTATTGGTTAATCATAGGCAGGGTGCAGCTAGATTCTTTTTGTATTGGGTCCACattgtaacaaaataaaacataagcaAAAGATGGACTCGAACTTGAAACATCATGGATGCACTCGTGCACATGAGAGATTATCATGGATGCACACGAGAGATTTTACTATTATACCTAGCACATTTTCATTGATTTTACATACAAAAAACTGTACATATTGATATATCTATGGTTGCACAGACCCCAATAGTGTATGTTGTGCCTTTCCCCTGATCATAGTGGCAGCTTCAAGGTTCTTCCTTCAGGCAATTTAGAagtatatagaaaaaaaaaaaagaatatagcAGCAGTATTGGACCCAACAAATTGGTAAAGATTGTTATCTTTCTCTTAGATTCCTTGCTTGTTTACTTTCTCTTATATTGTTTTAAGAAACTTCCTTTTATATTCTTACTTTAAAGATCTTCTCACCgttattcttttctttctccttcCCTTTATGCTTAGTTTCTTTCTCCATCCGTCAATGAATCAAATATTTTGCCtctataaaatacaaatatttttctttgcTTTCTCACTCGGGAACTAAGATACATAACTGTTTTAAGTAATAAGTTTCTCTTTGCGTTattgtttcctttctttttataTTGTTCATTTCAAGAACCATTCACTtgtcttttgaaaattttcagatTGAACAATGTCTTGGTATTCAAATAAAGTAAATGTGGAAGTTGATTGGAAACCTGAAAGAACTCTAGTCCTACTCGGCCGAACGGGGAATGGTAAAAGTGCAACTGGAAATAGCATCCTAGGAGAGACAAAGTTCCAGTCAAAAACAAGAGGAAGATTCATTACTAAAGAGTGTAAGCTACATACTTCTATGTTATCAAGTGGTCAGAGAATCAATGTTATCGATACTCCTGGTGAGTTTTGTTACACTATCTATTGTCAAATCCCACATTTTCTTAAACACACACATTTTAGATTAACAAGTAGGGTGGTTTCAGGTCTGTTCAGTGCTTCCTCGATGCCCGATTTCACCATCAGAGAAATCGTAAGATGCTTACGTCTGGCTAAAGATGGCATAGATGCAGTCATTCTGGTTTTCTCCGTGAGGAACCGATTAACAGAAGAGGAGCAATTAACGCTTCGCACATTAAAGATCCTTTTCGGAAGCCAGATCGTTGACCACATGATTGTGGTTTTCACCAATGGAGATGCGTTTGAGGATGGAGATACTCTTGATGACTATTTAGAGGAGTGTCCTGAGTTTCAGGTTGGTTTATTATAATGCACAATATCTTTAGTTACAGTAACTAGTCCTGGACATTTTGATTTTCGCTTAATTTGGTTCTTGGTTAGGCTCAGATAAAAAGATTGGTAACCAACTAGTATCTCATTCAATCAAATTCATGTCGGGCTCCAGTTTTCAGATAAAGTTGGTTAATTCGAATGAAATTTATGGATAATTCGagtttttgaagaaaatattgggtaatttaaagtttttggataaaatattaGGTAATTCtgataatttgaaatattttggataaaatagcCATATACTTTGACTTTGTCTGTAGTCAATTTTTATGATACTCttttatttcacaaataaatgcaattaatattttaagatatataaactatattttaattttagttttcattcgatttttggttcagtttcaatttttttgttccaGAAACATATAATTTGTTTGAATAATAATGAAACTTGGTTCgattttggtttcagttttttGGTAGGGTTTGATCGATTCTCTGGTTCTGGGTAAATGTGTTAGGTCTAATAACAGCCATTAAagataattcaaataaaatgaaaaaataataggaataaaataatataaaataaagaatatttattacttatttttctttcttatacatgagaaaaaatatttttgttatacaattcttttagaaaaatgaaaataaacatgTATAAAATATTCCTTAAATGCTGTAAAATTTAAAGAATTGAAAATGAATTCACTATTTCTATTTGGGTTAACATTTGAAAACTAAATCTGTACTAACTATCAAGAATTGCTCCTTTACAGGAAATTCTCAAAGAATGTGATGACCGCATGGTGTTGTTTGACAATAGGCGTAATATCCCTAAAAGCACGAAAGACAAGCAGGTCCAGGATCTTCTCAACTTCGTCCAGCAAATCTCAAAGAAGAACAATGGAAAACCATTTATGGCTGACTTATCACTTGAGCTAAGGGTGAAAATAGATAGAGTCTTCAACAAA includes:
- the LOC108823747 gene encoding LOW QUALITY PROTEIN: immune-associated nucleotide-binding protein 13 (The sequence of the model RefSeq protein was modified relative to this genomic sequence to represent the inferred CDS: inserted 1 base in 1 codon), encoding MSWYSNKVNVEVDWKPERTLVLLGRTGNGKSATGNSILGETKFQSKTRGRFITKECKLHTSMLSSGQRINVIDTPGLFSASSMPDFTIREIVRCLRLAKDGIDAVILVFSVRNRLTEEEQLTLRTLKILFGSQIVDHMIVVFTNGDAFEDGDTLDDYLEECPEFQEILKECDDRMVLFDNRRNIPKSTKDKQVQDLLNFVQQISKKNNGKPFMADLSLELRENEATLEEKQKQIQAMKGQSKQEISQVKKEMEKTYNEMLEGIKEKIANQLKESLNDVKEQLAKAQLERAETEXKMTELQNLSSDEIRRLRDQLNNAERETARLRRQQGSQKCSVL